In the genome of Triticum urartu cultivar G1812 chromosome 5, Tu2.1, whole genome shotgun sequence, one region contains:
- the LOC125509430 gene encoding AUGMIN subunit 8-like, producing the protein MDVHKSTVQKAALVEETRRPPLVPSEKHNASSLSRVRDVASRYKTGQGATATRRCTSPSLGRTSTTNGTPVPNRAQSADRRRPSTPSTPSSKVSTPSTPTSRSITPVRDTVKEVNKSSRCIANERSPHGLWPAMRNLSPSYQLESAAAPGNKKDKVVSSPSLDHIKGQASVLTERKRSPLRRKKITEQCENSRPSEDLPKKATEQNRWPAMTSGRGPANLMPNTELSDKSSKPVPLSNTSRGLSPRKISASEDAGKRLNQSLDDVARRLAIHAKRRDEQLDSGSDVSSQTTERSKYVSRPSRTTTLPVPVLHRSSSPNKVLSAASSASRAFQSPSRTRPSTPCRSQSAGSIQSGGIAPVVSYMVDPRKGKKNASQIENIHQLRLLNNRYLQLRLVNARSEDVLSFQKATAENTIYNVWRNTSDLRDAVNLRRIMVQRHRQELKLYGILQEQIACLEQWPALEDENNLSFSRATEALKASTLRLPVTSGARVDAVSLKNAVSSAVDVMQGLGSSVYSMLSKVEDRTYLISELSVVAAQEKVMLDECRELLAMAAELEVQESSLRTHLMQVKDLPR; encoded by the exons ATGGATGTTCATAAGAGCACTGTGCAGAAAGCTGCTCTTGTTGAAGAAACTCGAAGACCGCCGCTTGTTCCATCTGAGAAGCATAATGCTTCTTCTTTAAGCCGAGTGAGAGATGTTGCATCCAGGTACAAGACTGGTCAGGGTGCTACTGCGACAAGGCGATGTACATCTCCTAGTCTTGGCCGGACCTCAACAACTAATGGTACACCAGTGCCCAATAGGGCGCAATCTGCAGACAGAAGAAGACCCTCAACACCTTCAACCCCTTCTTCTAAGGTGTCAACACCCTCCACCCCAACATCAAGGTCCATAACACCAGTCCGTGATACTGTCAAAGAGGTAAATAAGAGTTCTAGGTGTATAGCAAATGAAAGGTCCCCACATGGCTTGTGGCCAGCAATGCGGAACCTGTCTCCCTCCTACCAGTTGGAGTCTGCGGCTGCTCCTGGTAATAAAAAAGATAAGGTGGTCTCTAGCCCATCTTTAGATCATATCAAGGGACAGGCGAGTGTTCTAACTGAGAGGAAGAGGAGTCCTCTGAGAAGGAAAAAAATTACTGAACAATGTGAGAATTCTCGACCTTCAGAAGATCTACCTAAGAAGGCAACTGAGCAAAACCGTTGGCCAGCCATGACAAGTGGGCGTGGGCCTGCCAATCTTATGCCGAATACTGAACTTTCTGACAAATCTAGCAAACCAGTCCCTTTGTCAAACACTTCTAGAGGGCTTTCACCAAGGAAGATTTCTGCTTCTGAAGACGCAGGTAAAAGGTTGAATCAATCACTGGATGACGTGGCAAGGAGACTAGCTATTCATGCAAAAAGAAGAGATGAACAGTTAGATTCTGGCAGTGATGTTTCTTCACAGACAACGGAAAGATCTAAATATGTGAGCCGTCCAAGCAGGACAACCACTTTGCCTGTTCCTGTTCTTCATCGCTCATCGTCACCAAACAAGGTCTTGTCAGCTGCATCCTCTGCTTCTAGGGCTTTTCAGAGTCCATCGAGGACAAGACCTTCAACACCTTGCCGGTCACAAAGTGCTGGAAGTATTCAATCAGGTGGTATAGCTCCTGTTGTTAGCTACATGGTTGATCCAAGAAAGGGAAAGAAAAATGCCAGCCAAATTGAAAATATCCATCAACTGCGTTTGCTGAATAATAGATACTTGCAATTGCGTCTTGTAAATGCTCGTTCGGAAGATGTTCTATCTTTCCAAAAGGCCACTGCTGAG AATACCATATATAATGTTTGGAGGAATACTTCAGACTTGAGGGATGCTGTTAATTTGCGAAGAATCATGGTGCAGCGCCATCGACAAGAGTTGAAGCTGTATGGCATTCTGCAAGAGCAG ATTGCTTGCCTTGAACAATGGCCAGCACTTGAAGACGAGAATAACCTTTCCTTTTCTCGGGCAACTGAGGCTCTAAAAGCAAGTACACTGCGCCTTCCAGTCACTTCAGGAGCAAGG GTGGATGCAGTTAGTCTTAAGAATGCTGTAAGCTCAGCTGTTGATGTCATGCAAGGTTTGGGATCGTCAGTTTATTCTATGCTTTCTAAG GTTGAAGACAGGACATATTTGATCTCAGAGCTTTCAGTCGTAGCAGCACAAGAAAAGGTCATGCTTGACGAATGCAGAGAACTCTTAGCTATGGCCGCAGAACTGGAG GTACAGGAGTCTAGCCTGCGGACACATCTTATGCAAGTAAAGGACTTGCCCAGATGA
- the LOC125509429 gene encoding cellulose synthase A catalytic subunit 9 [UDP-forming], with amino-acid sequence MEAGAGLVAGSHNRNELVLIRGHEDHKPARALSGQVCEICGDEVGRTVAGDLFVACNECGFPVCRPCYEYERREGTQNCPQCKTRYKRLKGSPRVEGDEDEEDIDDLEHEFNIDDDKQLQQHGALQNSHITEAMLHGRMSYGRASEDGGEGNTTPMVGIPPIITGNRSMPVSGEFPMSAGHGHGDFSSSLHKRIHPYPISEPGSAKWGDEKKEVSWKERMDDWKSKQGVYGAADPDDMDADVPLNDEARQPLSRKVSIASSKVNPYRMVIILRLFVLCVFLRYRILNPVPEAIPLWLTSIVCEIWFAVSWILDQFPKWYPIDRETYLDRLSLRYEREGEPSMLSPVDLFVSTVDPLKEPPLVTANTVLSILAVDYPVDKVSCYVSDDGASMLSFESLSETAEFARKWVPFCKKFSIEPRAPEFYFSRKVDYLKDKVQPTFVQERRAMKREYEEFKVRINALVSKAQKVPDEGWIMKDGTPWPGNNTRDHPGMIQVFLGHSGGLDTEGNELPRLVYVSREKRPGFQHHKKAGAMNALIRVSAVLTNAPFMLNLDCDHYINNSKAIRESMCFLMDPQVGRKVCYVQFPQRFDGIDAHDRYANRNTVFFDINMKGLDGIQGPVYVGTGCVFRRQALYGYNPPSGPKRPKMVTCDCCPCFGRKKRKGGKDGLPEGVADGGMDGDKEQMMSQMNFEKRFGQSAAFVTSTFMEEGGVPPSSSPAALLKEAIHVISCGYEDKTDWGLELGWIYGSITEDILTGFKMHCRGWRSIYCMPKLAAFKGSAPINLSDRLNQVLRWALGSVEIFFSRHSPLLYGYKGGNLKWLERFAYINTTIYPFTSLPLLAYCTLPAVCLLTGKFIMPPISTFASLFFISLFISIFATGILELRWSGVSIEEWWRNEQFWVIGGVSAHLFAVIQGLLKVLAGIDTNFTVTSKATGDEDDEFAELYAFKWTTLLIPPTTLLVINIIGVVAGISDAINNGYQSWGPLFGKLFFAFWVIVHLYPFLKGLMGRQNRTPTIVIIWSVLLASIFSLLWVRIDPFTVKAKGPDVKQCGINC; translated from the exons ATGGAGGCGGGCGCCGGGCTGGTGGCCGGCTCGCACAACCGGAACGAGCTGGTGCTGATCCGGGGGCACGAGGACCACAAGCCGGCGCGGGCGCTGAGCGGGCAGGTGTGCGAGATATGCGGCGACGAGGTCGGCCGCACGGTGGCCGGCGACCTCTTCGTCGCCTGCAACGAGTGCGGCTTCCCGGTGTGCCGCCCCTGCTACGAGTACGAGCGCCGGGAGGGCACCCAGAACTGCCCCCAGTGCAAGACCCGCTACAAGCGCCTCAAGGGGAGCCCCCGGGTGGAGGgcgacgaggacgaggaggaCATCGAcgacctcgagcacgagttcaaCATCGACGACGACAAGCAGCTGCAGCAGCATGGCGCCCTGCAGAACAGCCACATCACCGAGGCCATGCTCCACGGCAGGATGAGCTACGGGAGGGCCTCCGAGGACGGCGGCGAGGGCAACACCACCCCCATGGTCGGGATCCCGCCCATCATCACCGGCAACCGCTCCATGCCG GTGAGCGGCGAGTTCCCGATGTCAGCAGGACATGGCCATGGCGACTTCTCCTCCTCCCTGCACAAGCGCATCCACCCCTACCCAATTTCCGAGCCAG GGAGCGCAAAGTGGGGGGACGAGAAGAAGGAGGTGAGCTGGAAGGAGAGGATGGACGACTGGAAGTCCAAGCAGGGCGTCTACGGCGCCGCCGACCCGGACGACATGGACGCCGACGTGCCCCTGAACGACGAGGCGAGGCAGCCGCTGTCCCGGAAGGTGTCGATCGCGTCGAGCAAGGTGAACCCGTACCGGATGGTGATCATCCTCCGCCTCTTCGTGCTCTGCGTCTTCCTCCGCTACCGCATCCTCAACCCGGTCCCGGAGGCCATCCCGCTGTGGCTCACCTCCATCGTGTGCGAGATCTGGTTCGCCGTCTCCTGGATCCTCGACCAGTTCCCCAAGTGGTACCCCATCGACCGCGAGACCTACCTGGACCGCCTCTCGCTGCGGTACGAGCGGGAGGGCGAGCCGTCGATGCTGTCGCCGGTGGACCTGTTCGTCAGCACGGTGGACCCGCTCAAGGAGCCGCCGCTGGTGACGGCCAACACGGTGCTCTCCATCCTCGCCGTCGACTACCCGGTGGACAAGGTGTCGTGCTACGTCTCCGACGACGGCGCCTCCATGCTCTCCTTCGAGTCGCTGTCGGAGACGGCCGAGTTCGCCCGCAAGTGGGTGCCCTTCTGCAAGAAGTTCAGCATCGAGCCCCGCGCCCCCGAGTTCTACTTCTCCCGCAAGGTCGACTACCTCAAGGACAAGGTCCAGCCCACCTTCGTCCAGGAGCGCCGCGCCATGAAG AGGGAGTACGAGGAGTTCAAGGTGCGGATCAACGCGCTGGTGTCCAAGGCGCAGAAGGTGCCGGACGAGGGGTGGATCATGAAGGACGGCACGCCGTGGCCCGGCAACAACACCCGCGACCACCCCGGCATGATCCAGGTCTTCCTGGGCCACAGCGGGGGCCTCGACACCGAGGGCAACGAGCTGCCGCGCCTCGTCTACGTCTCCCGTGAGAAGCGCCCCGGCTTCCAGCACCACAAGAAGGCCGGCGCCATGAACGCTCTC ATCCGCGTCTCCGCCGTGCTGACCAACGCGCCCTTCATGCTCAACCTGGACTGTGACCATTACATCAACAACAGCAAGGCCATCCGGGAGTCCATGTGCTTCCTCATGGACCCTCAGGTCGGCCGCAAGGTCTGCTACGTGCAGTTCCCCCAGAGGTTCGACGGCATCGACGCGCACGACCGATACGCCAACAGGAACACCGTCTTCTTCGAC ATCAACATGAAGGGGCTGGACGGCATCCAAGGGCCGGTGTACGTCGGAACAGGGTGCGTGTTCAGGCGACAGGCGCTCTACGGATACAACCCTCCCAGCGGCCCCAAGAGGCCGAAGATGGTGACCTGCGACTGCTGCCCGTGCTTCGGCCGCAAGAAGCGAAAGGGCGGCAAGGATGGGCTGCCGGAGGGCGTGGCCGACGGAG GAATGGACGGCGACAAGGAGCAGATGATGTCCCAGATGAACTTCGAGAAGCGGTTCGGGCAGTCCGCGGCGTTCGTGACGTCGACGTTCATGGAGGAAGGCGGCGTCCCGCCGTCGTCGAGCCCCGCCGCTCTCCTCAAGGAGGCCATCCATGTCATCAGCTGCGGCTACGAGGACAAGACTGACTGGGGTTTAGAG CTGGGGTGGATCTACGGGTCGATCACGGAGGACATCCTGACGGGGTTCAAGATGCACTGCCGCGGGTGGCGGTCGATCTACTGCATGCCGAAGCTGGCGGCGTTCAAGGGGTCGGCGCCGATCAACCTGTCGGACCGTCTCAACCAGGTGCTGCGGTGGGCGCTGGGGTCCGTGGAGATCTTCTTCAGCCGGCACAGCCCGCTGCTCTACGGCTACAAGGGCGGCAACCTCAAGTGGCTCGAGCGCTTCGCCTACATCAACACCACCATCTACCCCTTCACCTCGCTGCCGCTGCTCGCCTACTGCACCCTCCCCGCCGTCTGCCTCCTCACCGGCAAGTTCATCATGCCGCCG attagcaCGTTCGCCAGTCTCTTCTTCATCTCCCTCTTCATCTCCATCTTCGCGACGGGCATCCTGGAGCTGCGGTGGAGCGGGGTGAGCATCGAGGAGTGGTGGAGGAACGAGCAGTTCTGGGTCATCGGCGGCGTGTCGGCGCACCTGTTCGCCGTCATCCAGGGCCTGCTCAAGGTCCTGGCCGGGATCGACACCAACTTCACCGTCACCTCCAAGGCCACGGGGGACGAGGACGACGAGTTCGCCGAGCTCTACGCCTTCAAGTGGACCACCCTCCTCATCCCGCCGACGACGCTGCTGGTGATCAACATCATCGGCGTCGTCGCGGGCATCTCCGACGCCATCAACAACGGGTACCAGTCGTGGGGCCCGCTCTTCGGCAAGCTCTTCTTCGCCTTCTGGGTGATCGTGCATCTCTACCCGTTCCTCAAGGGCCTCATGGGGAGGCAGAACAGGACgcccaccatcgtcatcatctgGTCCGTGCTGCTCGCCTCCATCTTCTCCCTGCTCTGGGTCAGGATCGACCCCTTCACCGTCAAGGCCAAGGGGCCTGACGTGAAGCAGTGCGGCATCAACTGCTGA